From Mugil cephalus isolate CIBA_MC_2020 chromosome 4, CIBA_Mcephalus_1.1, whole genome shotgun sequence:
CCTATTACCCAATAAAGATTGGGATTATTGACAAATTATTTTTCTGTAGGTTAGTGTGCGTCTTGTGGATTCAACGTAAGATTTAAATAGTCTCATACATGCAACTTAACTGTCGCAATTTTAATAGAAACAAATTGCATAATTTACAAACAGCAATTTAGGTAAGGCAAGATATTAAAATTGCGGTAGAACCTGCagcatgaaatattaaatttcaACCAACCGCTGCTTCGTATGAACGTAGTGAACTAGGCCTCGCTAGCTAGCTCAGCAGTTAGCTAACGTCAAAAACAATAGAGGAAAACCCCATATAAATCGCTTACTTTCCCTCTTGGCAGTCGTACAAGACTAGCGAGTCGTCGTCGCTGCTGGAAATAATCGTCTCTCCGTTTGAACTGAAATCGAAGCAGTTAATTTTGTCTGAGTTTTCTCGAAACACCTTAGCAACTCTGAAGCTCCGCAGCACATTGTCCGTCAGCTTCATGATGGCCTGTCTGTATCCTGAGGGGAAGCGGGCCCTCGCTCTACTTTAAATCGGCTTATAGATGTCACTGTATGATAACTGGTGGTGATATATGCGCTGTAACGCTGCTTATAATTTTACATAAGAAATTATAGTTCAAAAACAGAGACGAAGTCCCGCCAATGGTACTTTTTTATCCACGGTAGTAGTGAGGGAGGGAAAGCGCCGCCTTCGCCACGTCGGTGACGCGCATATTCATCATCTGACACGCGCATTGCTTAGTAATCACGGGACATGGAGGTTAGATATCGCGATAGTTACACAGAGCTTTACAAATCATTTCTACAAACAGGAATAGTGCTGTGGTGTTTACACTATGTCACTTTCTGGCACATTTAGCAGCCTGTGTTTGTCGACCTCGCTGTGTTTTGCTACAAGCAGCAGAACGAACGctggagaaatgaagaagacAGTAACAGCAGAACGCTTGTCCTCACAGACAGGAAAGTCAGAGGTACGTTAACCGACATGAACGATATGAACGGCTATCGCTGGTTATGGTGCTACCGTGTGCTCGGTTACTGCGAAAGGTCGACGGTGACCATGGTAACGCACGAACTTGAACTCAGCCGTGTAAAACTTCAGCAGTTGTCATGGTAACACATTGTAGTGTCAAAAGTTAGAGGTATTTTGTATTAACCTTAACTCGCGTGGCTCTAAAAATATAAgtagatgttttatttctgtcatgcAGTTCAAACTAACCGCGCGATTcgaggcaaataaataaaatcatttaccTTTAAAATTACTATTAAGCTTATAAAAGTACTTTTGTAGCTGACAATCAGATGACATTTTAGCTGgttaacaaaataacattattcatagactgaatatattacattttctgCAGTGTAAAATTTGAATACAGTCACCACAGGTCTGTTTTTTCTATCTAGTAGATTCTAATGTAGTAAATTAAATACCTGACATGTatgacgtgtttgtgtgtcataaataaacaatgtacactcatgtttacatgtttggATTTGGAACAGAGCATTAATGCATCAGCTTTACAGCCTTAATGAGTTTGCTCTTTGTACTATACCACAGCATGAATGGCTCCAAAGTCTGTGCGATAGCATGCTCATACAGtgaatttcatcattttgtttaCCTAGCGCAGAGCTAACTTGTGGTATCACTGAGCtatttttttccgttttttccagcctttgtgcaaaaaaaaagtacagttaaAGAGACAAATGCACACCTGGGTGGTCAGGGTTTTCACATGTGCTTTCAGGTCAATCATTACACACAGGGTACACAACTCCGCTCAGTGTCTGGTCAGATTGTTGCCACACTGCCTCACTACTGAGCTggagcacgcacacacacacacaacaggctTCCACAAGAATCCACGGGCTTCGTAACCCATTCACAACCGTCACAGGTAGGCAGCCTCATGACTCATTAGAAAGctaaatacaaagaaataattTCAAAGGTCTGCTTAGGTGCACTTTCCTATAAGACTTTAAAAGTGGACAGATAATGCTTGAACAAACTATTAATGTGAGAAGAATAGTTAAACAACAGCACCACATACTAGTGGAATGCTAATGCTACACAAGATATTAACTGACAATAAATTAAGCCAAAGatgattgtttttctctttgattTGACCTGCTGGTTACATGTTTCTCTAAGAGATGTTTGCATATTAATAATCAGACTCCTTTCCCTTGATAGTTGTCAAATTTgttattgtaaaataataaatactttaatatACAGTCAACCTTTTGACTCGAGAGATAAGTGGCTTTCAACAAATTAACTTATGGTAGCTCAATCTCCATACTGTGGATGTTCTAACTGTgaagtatttttaatttagctgtgttttttttaaaaatttttttttattattattaactgtgacttcattttttaatcttttaggACCTTTCTGCTCGGACCCACTGAACTGTCGATGGCACGTGTTCTCTCCCTGTTCCGGCCTCAGCCTGTTTTGGCCCTCGTCGGCAGGAGAATACGGCCGCTGTGCAGGATGTCAATGGACTCCCGGGCACGTGAAGTGTTTGCAGCTGCAGTGGAAGCTGTGCAGCCAGACACCGTGATCCGGCAGAGTATAGAGCGCAAGGACGACTCGCTCATTATTGATGGTCACAAATTCACACTCAAACATAACCTGCACTTGGTAGGTTTTGGAAAAGCTGTTCTGGGAATGGCTGCCGAGGCAGAGAAGATTGTAGGCGATCATTTAGTTAAAGGCGTCATAAGCGTCCCGCATGGGATTCAGCAGACATTAAAGCAGCACGGGAAAGAGTAAGCAAATGCCTTAAGATTTAACTATCATAATGTAGAAAATAAGATAAAGCATAATAAAATATCTTGCTTCCATCACAGACATCtattgttaaaagaaaacagccGCATCAAAGTAATGGAGGGAGCTAAACATAACCTGCCCGATGCCGACGCCCAGAATGCAGCTGAGGAGATCAAGCGGTTAGCCAGTGAACTGACAGAGAAAGACCTGCTACTTGTACTTATTTCAGGTAATAACAGCACTTCTGACACATTCTTCAATAAAATcatacattaaaatgaaacgtTAAACACAAGCTGGTCCATCTCTGTCTAGGTGGAGGCTCTGCACTATTACCTGCACCTATTCCACCAATCTCCTTGCAGGAGAAACTAGATGTTACTCGCAAACTTGCAGCTGCTGGCGCCACTATTCAAGAGTTGAACACTGTACGTCGTGCTCTTTCATTCTTAAAGGGTGGAGGACTTGCACATCATGCTGACCCCGCGCAGGTAACAgactcttattttattttttaaatattcattgaaGAGAAGTAATTCCAGATGAGTATCACACCTGTAATTACCATTTCTCAGGTGGTTGCACTGATACTTTCCGATGTGATTGGGGACCCACTTGACTTGATAGCTAGCGGCCCCACAGTGAGAAGTGAGGTCTGGCCTGAGGAAATCTTGTCCATCCTTGAACGTTACAAGCTGTTGAACTCAATGCCGGCTTCAGTTAACGATGTCCTTGGGAGGCCAGGTCCCAGATGGAAAGAGAATAAAGATGAGTCAGATACATCAGGACGTGTTCTCAACGCTGTGATTGGGTCTAACACTGTTGCACTGAAGTGTGCAGGTCGCCGTGCTCGAGAGCTTGGTTTCAGGCCTGTTGTGCTTTCACCGGGAGTCTGTGGTGATGTAAGATTGGTCTCTAAACTTTACGGCCTGCTGGCCCGTTTTGCCTATTCTCTAGTGGAGCCTCCACCTGAGATCGCTGTTGAGGTGCTGAAGCTGGGCCCTGAAGTAGGCGTGGAGAGCTGGGACCTCTGCCGTACCATGCAGGTTTTAGATGAAGGGCGCACAGAGGGATGGGGTGCCACATGTCTGTTAGCTGGAGGTGAGCCCACTGTGGAGCTCACAGGCAAAGGTCGAGGTGGCCGAAACCAGGAGCTTGCTCTGCGAATGGGTCTGGAGCTGAAAGGCCTGGAGCTGCCGCCCAATGGTCCCGTCTTCCTGAGTGGTGGTACTGATGGTCAGGATGGACCCACGGAGGCAGCAGGGGCCATTACTGATGGAGGGTTGTATGAAGAAGCCCAAACACAAGGGCTGGACATCGACAAGTTTCTTACCAACAATGATTCTTACACGTTTTTTTCCCGCCTTTCTGCTGGTCAGCGTTTACTTGTACCGGGCCTTACCTGCACAAACGTAATGGATGTGCACATGCTTCTTATTCCAGCAATTCCCATTAACATAAGATAAGGAGCcctagtggttagagaagtgGACGTGGGACTGTAGGAATGGGTTAAATCGGAGAACAAACTTGTATATGTACTTGGCCATTAAAGTTGATTTACATTTGAATAATTCCAAAGTTTAGTTTAGATGTAAGAAACAACTATGACCTGAGgattaacacattaacacatttaataaatatgaaCGAGACTTACACATCTAAGTAAtctttcagttttgttctccTTTGTTACTTAAAGGTATCTCAATTTTTGCGATGAGTTTGTTGTATGAGTTCAtctgaaattaaacaattatGTGAATACACAGTGATACACAGACTGAAAGATGACTCATACCAATTTTATAAAAGCACTTATATCCCCCCATTTGACcttcttgtgttttattatttcaaattgtGAGTTAAACTACAAGGCttgacacattaacataaaaaatacagtggatttatttatttttttaaattagcaaATTTTTTTGGTAACAGCCTCATGTGGAtagatttatttcagctttcCATGAGAAATAATTTGTACGCAGTGTCTTCCTTAATGGCAACCATTGTGACTGTAAGGGTCAACCTCTTCACTGCCTTTGTGAACATTCACTACCTCTCTTGTATTCCGTCCTTAATTGTACTGATTGCAAATCTCCAGACAGTGTTGTCATATTTACAGACAAACTGATTAAACCACTTCTGTCCATTTAACTTTTTTAGGTGTGTCACAGTGAAGTTTACTGTAGGTCAGtgttaaataaagacacatgTGCAAATGTTCCCATAGACTTGTGGATAGTTTTGTAAGACATGAGAAATAAACACGAGAAACACAATAATCATTAGGATAAAATAAACAGCCTTGGATTCATCTGTCTTTTGCACACATGTTTTATGAAATAGCAATCATAAAAATGACATTATCAACGGTTCATCATCCACAGCACTCACTGTCATCAATCACTCAGTCCTGCTGATGCAATTCagtctattaaaaaaaaaactgttcacatgaattaaaaagtctctttttcttttaacacatcATGTAAATCAagaatgaacatttttttttattgtgtacattatgtgtgtatatatatatattgtgcaTGGGAATGGGAAGTTTAATGTCTGCTATAAAAGGTCcttaaaacaatgaacaaacccatcaaaatatttcacatttttaatgtaacaatcacttaaagagaaaaaaaaataaggggaCCATTGAGCTAAACTGACAATACTTTTAACCAGTTTCTCTCCAAGTGATCTGTAGTTGAAGCACTGAGGGGAATGATTTATTATCAGGAAACTGGACAGTGCCTTTAGTTTCTCTGGAAGATGCAAACTATCCAGTGCACACTTGGATAAAGTCCAAAGATCAATGTCTTGTTAGTCCCGATGAGTCTTCAGAGTCTCTCCTGCATTGCTCTCCctacaagaataataaaaaatcattacAGATTACATCATCACAAAAATGTCAATGTCATTACAACTCACTAGGTCCTTCCACTTTATTGAAtgactctgaaaaaaaaaaaatctgctataATTAAAACGTCCCCgtgaaaaaaattacataaaaggGATATAAAATAGTCCTCAATCTTTTTTACAGTCACAATATGGGAGTCACTGGGGAATTTGTATGCAGGGCTGCATAAAATAATCCAGCATTATCAAATAGGTGTGATAAAACATCTATGACACTATTAAACCCTCTTTATCACACCTTTATTAGTAATGAATGCATCTCCAGCTGAGACAGACAAGCCACATGATGGGACACCTACCATGCACTGAGGTGAGGAGCTGTATCAGGTGTACCTCCGTTCTGTCCAGTCCCTAAATAAAAACGCACACGCAGGTTAAGCTAACGTGGCTAGCACTATTTTGGCAAGCGGTGCCAAAGCGGAGGACGGCGGAAGCTCACCCTGTCGATAATACATATCGTTCACTGTATTCCCGTAGACTTTCCAGGCGAAGTGAATGGCGATAAGACTGAAAATCAACCAGCTGAGTAAGATTTTGAAGATAGAAACTC
This genomic window contains:
- the glyctk gene encoding glycerate kinase, which translates into the protein MARVLSLFRPQPVLALVGRRIRPLCRMSMDSRAREVFAAAVEAVQPDTVIRQSIERKDDSLIIDGHKFTLKHNLHLVGFGKAVLGMAAEAEKIVGDHLVKGVISVPHGIQQTLKQHGKEHLLLKENSRIKVMEGAKHNLPDADAQNAAEEIKRLASELTEKDLLLVLISGGGSALLPAPIPPISLQEKLDVTRKLAAAGATIQELNTVRRALSFLKGGGLAHHADPAQVVALILSDVIGDPLDLIASGPTVRSEVWPEEILSILERYKLLNSMPASVNDVLGRPGPRWKENKDESDTSGRVLNAVIGSNTVALKCAGRRARELGFRPVVLSPGVCGDVRLVSKLYGLLARFAYSLVEPPPEIAVEVLKLGPEVGVESWDLCRTMQVLDEGRTEGWGATCLLAGGEPTVELTGKGRGGRNQELALRMGLELKGLELPPNGPVFLSGGTDGQDGPTEAAGAITDGGLYEEAQTQGLDIDKFLTNNDSYTFFSRLSAGQRLLVPGLTCTNVMDVHMLLIPAIPINIR
- the tcta gene encoding T-cell leukemia translocation-altered gene protein homolog — protein: MEEPWDFEFLSRIADSCLSFLSEFVDDWLANDMRVSIFKILLSWLIFSLIAIHFAWKVYGNTVNDMYYRQGTGQNGGTPDTAPHLSAWESNAGETLKTHRD